Proteins encoded together in one Oreochromis aureus strain Israel breed Guangdong linkage group 23, ZZ_aureus, whole genome shotgun sequence window:
- the pln gene encoding cardiac phospholamban, protein MERVQHMTKSAIRRASQIEVNPQAKRNLQELFVNFTLILICLLLIYIIVLLSS, encoded by the coding sequence ATGGAGCGCGTTCAGCACATGACCAAATCGGCCATTCGCCGAGCGTCTCAGATCGAGGTGAACCCGCAGGCCAAGAGGAACCTGCAGGAGCTGTTCGTCAACTTCACCCTCATCCTCATCTGCCTGCTTCTCATCTACATCATCGTCCTACTGAGCAGCTGA